In Flavobacteriales bacterium, the genomic stretch TGGTCAAGCACCACGTGTGTTACTTCTTTCTCTCGCAGATTCTCTATCAGTTCTTCCTTGTCCAACGTGTTCTTGAAACCGGTCACCCAACGGTCGGCATAGAGGTAGAACAACTGCCCTTTACGGCAAGATACCACAGCATCTCTCGGAATGTTCTTATTGGCCCACGTGGCAATATCAAAGTAGTTTTTGAACTTGCTGATATAGACGCCTTTGGCCCGATTTTCAAGTTCCACCACACGTTTTTCGTACGAACTGTGCAGCCAGAAAAAGACCAGGTAGGGTAGAATGACGGATAGGATCCAGATCGGTTTTTTCTTCAGTCTGTCAGTGATCACGATCGGTATCTGAACAAGTCCGTTCAATGCCAGCATAATGAGTATCGGCACCAATGGCAGCATGAACCGGATACCGAACCACGCTTCGGGCCACAGGAACAGAATACCAAAGGTTCCGGCCAGGTAGAGGCCGATCAATATCCAATAGCCTTTGAGGCGTGCCAAGCCAAAGGCCATCAACAATAGGAGCAAGATGGTATAGATGTAGTCTTGCGTGGTTATTTCCACTTTCGAACACGCCATGCCTCTTTGCGCAGCCGACTTTTCCTTTTCCTCCAATGTCAGTTCGCTGAACTGCTTGGCGGTCTTGGTAGTATCCGTCTGCAAGGTTCCGGCCTCCATTTTCAATTGGGCCACGCATTGCTTGTAATCGATATTCTCAAACGGAAGCACGCCATTGTATATCTCCAAAGCGAAATAGCGCTTGGCATTCATAATAAAACGTTCTGGCCAGTCTTTCACTTCCATCGGTCCCATTTCTGGCCGATACGGGTTTTTCATCAGAAGCTGGTTCACGTATGAATTTCCTCCCAAGGAGTGGCTTCTGATCTGCCAAGGCGATACCAGCAGTATGAATCCGAGAACCAGCGCAGCCGCAAATTTCCAATGCTTCTGAAAAAGAAAGATGAGCGTAAAGGAGATGACCAGCGAGATGCCCATTGTGCGGATGTAAAAGGCGAACACCAACAATAGCACGAAGAGTATGAATTTCCAGTTCTTATAGAATGGAACCTCAAAATCGGTGTGAATGAACAGCAAGAGGCTGAGCGCGGAGAACAGCACGAACGGAATCTCACTCATCATAATGGTGCTGTACTCCAGCATATGGAAATTGAAGGATGCCAGCAGACAGGCAATGAACGAAAGGTGGATGTTTCTGGTAAGCGCCTTGAACAGGAAGAACAGCACGATCAGCGCAGCCCACATATAAAACCCGTTGGCCGATTTGATGGTGGTGATCTTTCCTGAAAAGGTTTTCATCACCACCGCTATGAGTGCAGGATAACCGGGAGGAAAGTGGTTGGCCTTTACACGGTTCTTGGTATGAATGGCCCGATAACCTTCTCCCTTGGCGATGGATTTTCCGTAGATGTAATAGCCGGCATTGTCGCCTCCCAGATGCACCTTCTTATCGAAGATGCGATCGTATGTGCCATGAAAAACAACGGTGAGAATGATCAGGTAAAGAAATACCACCGCGCGGTGGTTCAGATACTCCTTCAGTTTTTCCATCGGACGCTAAGATACATTCTCAAAGAATACCTGTTCAGCCGAGGCGATCTACCAAATTGGTTTTATTGGCACCTGAAGCCAGAAGCGCGAAGCAATGAGCAACAAGAGCAAAATGGCCAATGCAGTTCTGTTGATAGGTCGAAGACCTCCTTTGACAATGGTAATATGCTTTGATTTGAACAGGGAAAGCCCAAGAACCATGACGATGAAGATGGGTAGAAAGGAGAACATTCTGATCAACTGGTAACCCAGAGCCATCGGGAAGGTGGTAAGACCGACCAACAAACAACCGATAAAGAATGGTACTGCCACAACATTCAAAAAAATGACCGACTTTCCATTTGGCTTGGTTGCAAGCATTCTGGAGTAGTTCTGTTTCAGAACGGGCTTGGAATAGATCAGCCCAAATGGCATGGAGACGATCAACTGCATTACAAGAAGAAGGTAGATAGGTCCTTTCTCAAGATCCAACCAACTGTAGAAACCGACAAATCCGGTGAACAGGATGGAGCCATAATCCTGCCCAGAGAAAATGCCTGTCATTATGTAAGAAAAGTAGAGGAGGAAACCGTTCAATGACAGCCAAAATAGAAAAGTACGAAGATGGGTCTGCTTGGAGTCCACGAGCCTGAAAGCCGAAATCGCTACAATGGCTACCAGCAATCCCCAAAGCGGAGGGGCAAGGTAAACCCAGCCGATCCGTGCGGTTGTCCATCCTCCAGAACCCGCAAGGCTCTCCATGCAATCGTAGCTGAAAGTTGGTCGATACCCTAAGGTCCAGGCGTTATTCGTACTCCAAAAGTGGCCGGTATAAGAAACCAGAATAAAGGCTATGGCAAAATAGATGCCTGATAGTAACAGCTTGGCAAGATGCTCATTCCGATTCTCTACGCCCGTAAAGAATCTCGGAAACGAGTTGAACATGAAACGACTTATTTAGATGCGCTGTTCTTAAAGCGAACCCCTCCGTATATAACGCCTGCCGTAAGTAGAAGCCCAGCAAGAATATCCAATGGAGCTTCAGAAGCAGGGCTACTTGGTGGCGGTGTCTGTGCAAAGATCGGACTGACCCAAAAAGACAGGAGAACAATAATGATGGTAAGTTTGACGACTGTGCGCATGTGCTTCTTATTTCCAGATCTTTTGGTTTACATAACCATTTGATGTAAGTACCCTCACGAGATATACTCCGGTTACAAGGCCGTCCAAAGGTACGGTAGAAGTTCCATTGAACATGGACAACCTTGCATCTTGGTAAACTTTTCTTCCTTCAACATCAAAGATCTCAAGTCCTACATGATCGGCTGTAAGGTCCTGATCGCGCACGTAGAGCATGCCTTCACTGGCATAGATGGACATCTCCTGATTGCTTACCCTTGGCACATCGACCGAACTGCTCGGATAGAAATTAAGGTAGAATCGGTTCTCGTAGAGCCCCTGGTTCAGGTTGATGGGAATTTCCGTTCCTTCTTCCAACTGAACACTTAATGAGGAAGCGGCATCTACAAAATAGACGTTATCATAATCGAAATTCTCCATTACCTGCGCCTTGAAAGTATGAACACCACCTTCTGCTACAAGGACCGTCAATGGAATCGACTTTTCTGCGGATGGCGGAGGAAAGGCCAGAATGGCGTACTCGCGCCCATTGTCCTGTGCCGCCAATGTGATATTGGTATTGCCGCGGATCTTTACCGCATCATACAGACGATCTTCATTATCGGTAGCATCTTCAAGCACTCCAATGAGTATCTGGTTGAACTGATCATTCCCTTCAATGCTGAACCACAGTCTTGAGTCATCGCCATTGGCCTTAAAAAACTGCGTGTTGTAGTGTCCTACCCGCATCGTGTTGTTGAAGTTCAGAACGGAGCTGCCGTTCAGGCTTCTGATCATAAATCCCTGTCCTGTAGAGATGTAGCCGTTCGGAACACCAGCTGAACCCGAACCCGTACCAAGGGACCCCGTTCCGTTCCAAACCGCATAGTCGCTGGAGGCATAGCCTGAACCACCACTGAGGTCATCATCCCAGAAGTAGATGGAACCGTTCACATCCGGATTGGCACTTACCAAAGCAGCACAGCTGATGGCGGATGGGTAAGGATTGCCGCAGAGGTTGAACGGAGTACCGGGTGAGGTATTCCCTGGAGCATAAGGATAGTATACCATTGGAAATGAGATGTTTCCGTTATTTACATCTCCATGAAAAGTGTAAAGACCAGCACCTCGACCAATGTACCCCTTTCCGGGAACCATGTTCCCTGAGAAGGATACCCAACCCGGATCGGCAGGTTGGTCATCCGTAAACGTCTGGGTACTTAGATCAGAGTCGTATTGGTAAGGATTATTACCTGGAACAGCCGCGTAACTGGTCATGGGCGAACTCCAATAATTATAGACCGAACTGTTGGTGCTGCCCTGTCTTCTTACATGGTAAGTTCCGCTTCCGGTGCCATCACTTCCTGTGCTTCCTCTCAGCAACGAAGCGCTGTTGTCGAAGGTCATACTTCCATTGTTCACCAAGGTGCCGTCTACATAGAGAAGGCCATCTTCACCCGTAGTGAAATTACCGGTAGAGGCATTGGTCATGTTCTCGTAAACATATACATCCGTTCCGGGACGGACATATACCTGAACCTCATTGGTTACCTGCGAAAAGCAATATTCTGAGAAGCCAATTGCTAAAAATGCGAGTAGGAGGAATCGTTGCATGATGGTGGTTCTTGGTCTGCGATTCAAATTTGAGTACCTAAAAGTAAGCATTGATTATCTTATGATAATTTTTTGCTCACTTGTTAGACTGTTGTTGATAGTTGGTCCATTGCTTCAGTTGCTCGATCTCTTTGGCCATGGCGTTGAACTCATTTACTGATGATCGGAGCTCTGAATTCTCATCCTGTAGTTTCTTGATCATTCGGTAGAGTTCCTGGGTGGCAGAAACATTGAGCATGGCAATGGCCTCATAGTCTACCGTATGGAAGTCATCCACTTCGCGTCCGTAAACGAAAACATCCTCGGTTATCTTTCGGTCAATAAAAAAGCCTTCCTCAGAAACTTTCGTGACAGTTACCATTTCGTTGCCCGACTCACGAATGAGCTTGATTCGGTCTCCCGCTTTTACATTGGCAGAAATATCTATGAAACCGTCATTGGCTGAAGCAACCGTGTATATATCAGGAATGACCTCCGTAATGGTTGACACGGCCTGTGGGTACACCTCTTCAACCTGTTGAGCGATTACCTTTTTAAATGGCTTTACGTCCTTCATCTTGTCTATCATGCGGTAATCGGTGATTTCAATGGATGCGAGTGTTTCAAGATCTTTCTTTGATTCAGAAATTCCGATCACATTTTTTATCCGGGCATCCGAGAAGGCATCGAATTCAGAGGCCATGACACGACCGCTTGCATGGATAGAGACCCCGTTAACTGTTCCACCGCAACAGGATCCAGTGCCGGCATTTGTCTCAAATGCATAGTAGGTGAAGTTGCCATAGCTGGGGTTTGCTTGCGATTCAACGTGAAGCGGAGCAATAGGTGAACTTGTTCCAATTCCCACTCTGCTTCCGGTAACGATCAATGCATCACCACCGGTAACCGTATTCAAGATCACATTATTGTTTCCAGTAAGCTTTGCGCCATCAAACGAACCGCCAATATAGGATAGGTAATGGTTACCATCCGAACCGCCTCTCAATCTCAATTGATTGTCATTCAATGCCCCAGTGCCATTAATGTCCAATTTGGCAGCAGGAGAAGTGGTTCCAATACCGATATTTCCAGCTGCTGTAATGCGAAGTCGTTCCGTTGCTGCCGAGCTGCCTGGAACGTTGTTTTTGGTAAGGAACAGAATGTTACCCCCTTTGTTGCTGTTTCCCTGTGTGCCCGATGCTGTTGACCGGATAACGGCTGCTGCATCCAATGTGGAAACCGTTGTATTGCTCGTGTTATCGAATAGGATTTCTCCCATCACTTCACCGTCAGTGGTGTTGGCATCACCTCGGGACAGCATGATACTGCTACCTGAGCTTTGCTGGATATGAAGTTTGGCCGATGGGGCAGACACACCGATACCAACATTGCCAGCCACGGTGGAATATTGATTGCTGCCATTGATGGTCCAATCTCCATCTGCAGATACCAGGCTATTGGGGTCGACCCATGTGGCCAATCCGTTGGCATCCGAGCGTAGAACTTTATCTATGCCTGGTGTTCCTCCGGTGATCTTCACCTGCCCTGCAACCTCAAGGTCAGTAGTAGGTGAGATGGTACCAATACCTACATTTCCACTTGAACTCAAATACATGTGGGTGGTATTGCCAATACTGAACAAGATAGGCTGTCCCGAAGCACTGTTCAGCGTGGTTTTGCCTA encodes the following:
- a CDS encoding T9SS type A sorting domain-containing protein translates to MLTFRYSNLNRRPRTTIMQRFLLLAFLAIGFSEYCFSQVTNEVQVYVRPGTDVYVYENMTNASTGNFTTGEDGLLYVDGTLVNNGSMTFDNSASLLRGSTGSDGTGSGTYHVRRQGSTNSSVYNYWSSPMTSYAAVPGNNPYQYDSDLSTQTFTDDQPADPGWVSFSGNMVPGKGYIGRGAGLYTFHGDVNNGNISFPMVYYPYAPGNTSPGTPFNLCGNPYPSAISCAALVSANPDVNGSIYFWDDDLSGGSGYASSDYAVWNGTGSLGTGSGSAGVPNGYISTGQGFMIRSLNGSSVLNFNNTMRVGHYNTQFFKANGDDSRLWFSIEGNDQFNQILIGVLEDATDNEDRLYDAVKIRGNTNITLAAQDNGREYAILAFPPPSAEKSIPLTVLVAEGGVHTFKAQVMENFDYDNVYFVDAASSLSVQLEEGTEIPINLNQGLYENRFYLNFYPSSSVDVPRVSNQEMSIYASEGMLYVRDQDLTADHVGLEIFDVEGRKVYQDARLSMFNGTSTVPLDGLVTGVYLVRVLTSNGYVNQKIWK